From a region of the Polyangium spumosum genome:
- a CDS encoding MaoC/PaaZ C-terminal domain-containing protein has translation MGVPTKHVLSQLPVLRGMGQAALSSLTRRPASGIDPERGGWLEAEIPPRPADLVRDYVKHVGGDPAWYRGRLPAHLFPQWGFPLAARALAVLPYPLGRVVNAGCRIEQRAMLPANEPLRVRARIEKVDDDGHRALVTQRIETGTESAGMALVAEMRTFIPLEKREGKEKKARPTVPAEAREIAFSRIPESAGLDFAKLTGDFNPIHWIAPYARAAGFRSCILHGFSTLARAIEALNRARLAGDPGRLSVIDVRFTRPLVLPARVGVYVDQNRGIWVGDAHGGGSYLEGRFEAEAEVGR, from the coding sequence ATGGGTGTACCGACGAAACACGTGCTCTCGCAGCTCCCGGTGTTGCGAGGGATGGGGCAGGCGGCGCTCTCGTCGCTGACGCGGCGCCCGGCGAGCGGGATCGATCCCGAGCGGGGCGGGTGGCTGGAGGCCGAGATCCCGCCGCGGCCGGCGGATCTGGTGCGGGATTACGTGAAACACGTGGGCGGCGATCCGGCGTGGTATCGCGGGCGGCTGCCGGCGCATCTCTTCCCGCAATGGGGGTTTCCTCTCGCGGCGCGGGCGCTCGCGGTGCTGCCGTATCCGCTCGGGCGCGTGGTGAACGCGGGCTGTCGGATCGAGCAACGCGCGATGTTGCCTGCGAACGAGCCGCTCCGGGTGCGGGCGCGGATCGAGAAGGTGGACGACGACGGTCACCGTGCGCTCGTGACCCAGCGTATCGAGACGGGGACGGAGAGCGCGGGGATGGCGCTCGTGGCCGAGATGCGTACGTTCATCCCGCTCGAGAAGCGCGAGGGCAAAGAGAAGAAGGCGCGGCCCACGGTGCCGGCCGAGGCGCGTGAGATCGCGTTCTCGCGGATCCCGGAGAGCGCGGGCCTCGATTTCGCCAAGCTGACCGGGGATTTCAATCCGATCCACTGGATCGCCCCGTACGCGCGGGCGGCGGGCTTCCGTTCGTGTATCCTGCACGGGTTCTCGACGCTCGCGCGGGCGATCGAGGCCTTGAACCGGGCGCGGCTCGCGGGGGATCCGGGCCGGCTCTCGGTGATCGACGTGCGGTTCACCCGGCCGCTCGTCCTGCCGGCGCGGGTCGGGGTGTACGTGGATCAGAATCGTGGGATCTGGGTGGGGGACGCCCATGGCGGCGGGAGTTATCTCGAAGGTCGGTTCGAGGCGGAGGCGGAGGTGGGGCGATGA